The window ATTAGCTCGCCTGCACGGTGGAGATCTCGTCGGTACCTCCGTCGCCGGTCAAGGCAGTTGCTTTACGCTAAGCTTACCCCTAGCGCACGAACTACCATCGCCGACTTAAAAAATATTGCTCGATTGGATTTTCCGATGAACGAAGTTGCGTTTTCAACTCGCCTCGCTACTAAGATTGAGGCGATTCTTTATCTCAAAGGTCAGCCGCTCGCTACAGACGCGATCGCAGATTGTGCCGGGTGCGATCGCGATGCAGTCGAAGAAGCATTGCTCGAACTGATGGACGACTACGCCCGCCGCGATAGCGCCCTAGAAGTCGTCGAAACCCCCACCGGATACAGCCTCCAGTTGCGCGTCACCTTCCAAGATTTAATCCGTACCCTCGTCCCCGCCGAACTGGGAACCGGCGCGCTGCGAACCCTAGCCGCGATCGCGCTCAAAAACCCCATCCTGCAAACCGAACTCATCGATCTGCGGGGAAGTAGCGCCTATCAACAAGTCCAAGAATTAGTCGAATTGGGACTCGTGCGCAAGCGCCGTCAAGCCGATGGACGCTCCTATTGGCTCGAAGTTACCGAAAAATTTCATCAATACTTTGAAGTAGACGAACTCTCTCAAATTCTCAACGCACCTAAACTCGCCTCCGACGCGCCAACTTCCTAAAGTTTTTGAGGATGTTAAAATAAATTAAGTTCGATTCAACCCAATCTCTCGCGCTCGAATCTCCATCAGTCTCCGACAGAGGTTTTGCTCAATCCTGCTGGGACGTGTCAATTGTTAATTGTCAATTCTATTGATTACACCCAACCTAGGGCTTACTGAACCGTTTCCGTTGTCAATTATCCATTGTCAATTATCAATTATCCAAAACTAGAACTTGCCGAACGGTTTCCGTTGTCAATTATCAATTGTCAATTATTCATTTATTACAGTGCTAATGGTTTTTAACTCCAACTTTTTCAATTCTGAGTCAGACGAGCAGCAATCTAACCTTCTGCTGCAATATCTACAACAGCAACACCCCGAAACCCTCGAGGCGATCGCACAATCGGCTACCCCAGAAATCCGACAAATTATCTCTCAAAATGTTCAAGGTTT is drawn from Oscillatoria sp. FACHB-1406 and contains these coding sequences:
- the scpB gene encoding SMC-Scp complex subunit ScpB, which translates into the protein MNEVAFSTRLATKIEAILYLKGQPLATDAIADCAGCDRDAVEEALLELMDDYARRDSALEVVETPTGYSLQLRVTFQDLIRTLVPAELGTGALRTLAAIALKNPILQTELIDLRGSSAYQQVQELVELGLVRKRRQADGRSYWLEVTEKFHQYFEVDELSQILNAPKLASDAPTS
- a CDS encoding DUF760 domain-containing protein — translated: MVFNSNFFNSESDEQQSNLLLQYLQQQHPETLEAIAQSATPEIRQIISQNVQGLVGMLGAEDFNVQITTDRENMANLLASAMMTGYFLRRMEQRMEMDKTLGQ